From one Conexibacter woesei Iso977N genomic stretch:
- a CDS encoding cytochrome P450 — protein sequence MTLAPESPVHDDRPLIGAAPPSPAGPIDDAEAASLPLPPMVDLPKTIQTLRFNQRQIDFVFGARRRLGEVFRMRGIIPGGPVITSHPDHVQSLFKAKPDLAPSLTAESPLRPIVGPNSTLTANGPRHLRQRKLLLPPFHGEAIEKYMDMIRDAAEHEIDRWPVGKEIELAPRMQAITLDVIMSGIFGIEGKPQRGTPEAALRRAIRGLVEVSTWKIAQLGELMNIGSDEPVGITKAGLEFLDRPTYAVIAQRRRAADVEERGDILSLLLQARTEDGEGLTDHELRDELLTLVLAGHETTANSLAWAWERLVRTPAAYDRLRDATRGGDAALSEKVVEQTITEAMRSRPVIPIIGRRVKVPWRLGDYAVPADTPVTMSILLIHHREDVYPDPFAFRPERWEGQKPGTYTWIPFGGGTRRCLGAALAMAEQRVVMEAMARRLDLVADRPEPETAIHRNVTMIPSRNARVKVVSRAA from the coding sequence ATGACGCTCGCCCCCGAATCTCCCGTCCATGACGACCGCCCGCTGATCGGCGCGGCGCCGCCATCGCCCGCCGGGCCGATCGACGACGCGGAGGCGGCCTCGCTGCCGCTGCCGCCGATGGTCGACCTGCCGAAGACGATCCAGACGCTGCGCTTCAACCAGCGCCAGATCGACTTCGTCTTCGGCGCGCGCCGCCGCCTCGGCGAGGTCTTCCGGATGCGCGGGATCATCCCCGGCGGCCCGGTGATCACCTCGCACCCGGACCACGTCCAGTCGCTCTTCAAGGCCAAGCCCGACCTCGCGCCGTCGCTGACGGCCGAGTCGCCGCTGCGCCCGATCGTCGGCCCGAACTCGACGCTGACCGCCAACGGCCCGCGCCACCTGCGCCAGCGCAAGCTGCTGCTGCCGCCGTTCCACGGCGAGGCGATCGAGAAGTACATGGACATGATCCGCGACGCCGCCGAACACGAGATCGACAGGTGGCCGGTCGGCAAGGAGATCGAGCTGGCGCCGCGGATGCAGGCGATCACGCTCGACGTGATCATGTCCGGGATCTTCGGCATCGAGGGCAAGCCGCAGCGCGGCACGCCCGAGGCGGCGCTGCGCCGCGCGATCCGCGGCCTGGTCGAGGTCTCGACATGGAAGATCGCCCAGCTCGGCGAGTTGATGAACATCGGCTCCGACGAGCCGGTCGGGATCACCAAGGCGGGACTCGAGTTCCTGGACCGCCCGACCTACGCGGTGATCGCGCAGCGGCGCAGGGCCGCGGACGTCGAAGAGCGGGGCGACATCCTGTCGCTGCTGCTGCAGGCGCGGACCGAGGACGGCGAGGGGCTGACCGACCACGAGCTGCGCGACGAGCTGCTGACGCTCGTGCTCGCCGGCCACGAGACGACGGCGAACTCGCTGGCGTGGGCGTGGGAGCGGCTGGTCCGGACCCCGGCGGCCTACGACCGCCTCCGCGACGCGACCCGCGGCGGCGACGCCGCGCTCTCTGAGAAGGTCGTCGAGCAGACGATCACCGAAGCAATGCGCTCGCGGCCGGTCATCCCGATCATCGGGCGGCGCGTGAAGGTGCCGTGGCGGCTGGGCGACTACGCGGTGCCGGCCGACACGCCGGTGACGATGAGCATCCTGCTCATCCACCACCGCGAGGACGTCTACCCGGACCCGTTCGCGTTCCGGCCGGAGCGCTGGGAGGGCCAGAAGCCCGGCACGTACACGTGGATCCCGTTCGGCGGCGGCACGCGCCGCTGCCTCGGCGCGGCGCTGGCGATGGCCGAGCAGCGCGTCGTGATGGAGGCGATGGCGCGGCGCCTGGATCTGGTCGCCGACCGGCCGGAGCCCGAGACCGCGATCCACCGCAACGTCACGATGATCCCGTCGCGCAACGCGCGGGTGAAGGTCGTCAGCCGGGCGGCGTGA
- the hrpA gene encoding ATP-dependent RNA helicase HrpA, translated as MPLAELRDRLEELTLLDAHRLARRLDRARRHPEDDRALARLDRDFATAAARVDRRRAAVPQDITYPEQLPVSGRREELMAAIRDHQVVVVAGETGSGKTTQIPKMCLELGRGIRGTIAHTQPRRLAARTVAQRIADELDVPLGDAVGYAIRFNDKSSENTLVRLMTDGLLLAEIQHDRLLRRYDTIVIDEAHERSLNIDFLLGYLHQLLPKRPDLKLIITSATIDPGQFAAHFGDAPIVEVSGRTFPVETRYRALEDRDQPEAIGDACDELLRASRDGDVLVFLSGEREIRDTADALRGRYKDDNNLEVLPLYARLSTAEQQKVFQPHRKRRVVLATNVAETSLTVPGIKYVVDPGFARMSRYSARLKVQRLPIEPISQASADQRKGRCGRTSDGICIRLYDEEEFAERPRFTDPEILRTNLASVILQMAALDLGAVGDFPFLDPPDARQVRDGVNLLVELSALDPDAPAGRRLTQVGRKLARLPVDPRMARMIIEADKLSCVDEVVVIAAALSIQDPRERPSEFQAQADQSHARFKDDDSDFIAYLNLWSYVREQQKELSGSQFRKRMKAEYLHFLRIREWQDLVGQLRQASKELGVTRNQTPAEPQQIHVALLSGLLSHVGMKDGAKREFVGARGARFSIFPGSTLARKQPAWVMVAELVETARLFGRTAAKIEPAWVEPLAEHLVKRTYSEPRWERRRGAVVATERVTLYGLPIVGGRRVGYAAIDPELARDLFIRRALVERDWDTRHRFFAENARMLEEIDKLEQRERRRDIMVDDQVLYDFFAQRIPERVVSAAHFDRWWKDARRSEPDLLTYTLELLVRPEARDALDGAGRPTAWRQGDGTFPLTYAFEPGSERDGVTVHIPLAVLPQVRAVGFEWLVPAFRDELVTALLRGLPKELRRPLVPVPETAALAVARMKPRSGPLTEVLAREVSALKGTLVPAEAFAPAALPDHLKMTFSIEDEHGVVVAQGTDLAAVREQVKPQLRAALSAATAGYERLGLTGWDGFDQLPREIALRGVGDAGRAFPALVDRGDHVDVKMMESRAAADATMALGTRRLLLLTIPSPARQVIGRLDNRAQLLLAAAPHGSLAAVVDDAMAAAADVLMAEAGGPAWDAAGFARLRGHVAGSLGARTSVVMRDVVEILGARADLHRRMETMVAPQVRDARQDVAEQLGGLVYPGFVAATGAYRLGDVVRYLHAAERRLERLPDVIAVDRDRMAAVRELEAELRTRIKAYTNDGKPVPAGLTEAGWLIQELRVAQFAQALGVRGQVSAKRIRRVMDSAA; from the coding sequence GTGCCGCTCGCCGAGCTTCGTGACCGCCTGGAGGAGCTGACGCTGCTCGACGCGCACCGCCTCGCGCGGCGGCTGGACCGCGCGCGCCGCCATCCGGAGGACGACAGGGCGCTGGCGAGGCTCGACCGCGACTTCGCGACCGCAGCGGCGCGGGTCGACAGGCGCCGCGCCGCGGTCCCGCAGGACATCACCTACCCGGAGCAGCTCCCGGTCTCCGGCCGGCGCGAGGAGCTGATGGCGGCGATCCGCGACCACCAGGTCGTCGTGGTCGCCGGCGAGACCGGGTCGGGCAAGACCACGCAGATCCCGAAGATGTGCCTGGAGCTCGGGCGCGGGATCCGCGGGACGATCGCGCACACGCAGCCGCGGCGGCTGGCCGCGCGGACCGTCGCGCAGCGGATCGCCGACGAGCTCGACGTCCCGCTCGGCGACGCCGTCGGTTACGCGATCCGGTTCAACGACAAGTCGTCGGAGAACACGCTGGTGCGGTTGATGACCGACGGCCTGCTGCTGGCCGAGATCCAGCACGACCGGCTGCTGCGCCGCTACGACACCATCGTCATCGACGAGGCCCACGAGCGCTCGTTGAACATCGATTTCCTGCTCGGTTACCTGCACCAGCTGCTGCCCAAGCGGCCCGACCTGAAGCTCATCATCACGTCGGCGACGATCGACCCCGGGCAGTTCGCCGCGCACTTCGGCGACGCGCCGATCGTCGAGGTGTCCGGTCGCACCTTCCCGGTCGAGACGCGCTACCGCGCGCTGGAGGACCGCGACCAGCCCGAGGCGATCGGCGACGCCTGCGACGAGCTGCTGCGCGCGTCGCGCGATGGAGACGTCCTGGTGTTCCTGTCCGGCGAGCGAGAGATCCGCGACACCGCGGACGCGCTGCGGGGCCGGTACAAGGACGACAACAACCTCGAAGTGCTTCCCTTGTACGCGCGGCTGTCGACCGCGGAGCAGCAGAAGGTCTTCCAGCCGCACCGCAAGCGGCGCGTCGTGCTGGCCACCAACGTCGCCGAGACGTCGCTGACCGTGCCGGGGATCAAGTACGTGGTCGACCCGGGCTTCGCGCGGATGTCGCGCTACAGCGCGCGGCTGAAGGTCCAGCGGCTGCCGATCGAGCCGATCTCGCAGGCGTCGGCCGACCAGCGCAAGGGCCGCTGCGGGCGCACGTCGGACGGCATCTGCATCCGCCTCTACGACGAGGAGGAGTTCGCCGAGCGCCCGCGCTTCACCGATCCGGAGATCCTGCGGACCAACCTCGCGTCGGTGATCCTGCAGATGGCCGCGCTGGACCTCGGCGCGGTCGGCGACTTCCCGTTCCTGGACCCGCCGGACGCGCGCCAGGTGCGCGACGGCGTCAACCTGCTCGTGGAGCTGAGCGCGCTGGACCCGGACGCGCCCGCGGGCAGGCGGCTGACGCAGGTCGGGCGCAAGCTCGCGCGGCTGCCGGTCGACCCGCGGATGGCGCGGATGATCATCGAGGCCGACAAGCTCTCGTGCGTCGACGAGGTCGTCGTGATCGCGGCCGCGCTGTCGATCCAGGACCCGCGCGAGCGGCCGAGCGAGTTCCAGGCGCAGGCCGACCAGTCGCACGCGCGCTTCAAGGACGATGACTCGGACTTCATCGCGTACCTGAACCTCTGGTCCTACGTCCGCGAGCAGCAGAAGGAGCTGAGCGGATCGCAGTTCCGCAAGCGGATGAAGGCCGAGTACCTGCACTTCCTGCGCATCCGCGAGTGGCAGGACCTCGTCGGCCAGCTGCGCCAGGCGAGCAAGGAGCTGGGCGTCACCCGCAACCAGACGCCGGCCGAGCCGCAGCAGATCCACGTCGCGTTGTTGTCCGGGTTGCTCTCGCACGTCGGGATGAAGGACGGCGCGAAGCGCGAGTTCGTGGGCGCGCGCGGCGCGCGCTTCTCGATCTTCCCGGGCTCGACGCTGGCCAGGAAGCAGCCCGCGTGGGTGATGGTCGCCGAGCTGGTCGAGACCGCGCGGCTGTTCGGCCGGACCGCGGCGAAGATCGAGCCGGCGTGGGTCGAGCCGCTGGCCGAGCACCTCGTCAAGCGCACGTACTCCGAGCCGCGCTGGGAGCGCAGGCGCGGCGCGGTCGTCGCGACCGAGCGGGTCACGTTGTACGGGTTGCCGATCGTCGGCGGGCGCCGGGTCGGCTATGCGGCGATCGACCCGGAGCTGGCACGCGACCTGTTCATCCGCCGCGCGCTGGTCGAGCGCGACTGGGACACGCGCCACCGCTTCTTCGCCGAGAACGCTCGCATGCTCGAAGAGATCGACAAGCTCGAGCAGCGCGAGCGGCGGCGGGACATCATGGTCGACGACCAGGTGCTCTACGACTTCTTCGCGCAGCGGATCCCGGAGCGCGTGGTGAGCGCCGCGCACTTCGACCGCTGGTGGAAGGACGCGCGGCGCAGCGAGCCGGACCTGTTGACCTACACGTTGGAGCTGCTCGTCCGGCCCGAGGCGCGCGACGCGCTCGACGGCGCCGGGCGGCCGACCGCGTGGCGCCAGGGCGACGGCACGTTCCCGTTGACCTACGCCTTCGAGCCGGGCTCCGAGCGCGACGGCGTGACCGTGCACATCCCGCTGGCCGTGCTGCCGCAGGTCAGGGCCGTCGGCTTCGAGTGGCTGGTCCCGGCCTTCCGCGACGAGCTGGTGACCGCGCTGCTGCGCGGGCTGCCGAAGGAGCTGCGCCGGCCGCTCGTGCCGGTGCCCGAGACCGCGGCGCTCGCCGTGGCACGCATGAAGCCGCGCTCGGGACCGCTGACCGAGGTGCTCGCGCGCGAGGTCAGCGCGCTGAAGGGCACGCTGGTCCCGGCCGAGGCGTTCGCGCCCGCCGCGCTGCCCGACCACCTCAAGATGACGTTCTCGATCGAGGACGAGCATGGCGTCGTCGTCGCCCAGGGCACCGACCTGGCGGCGGTGCGCGAGCAGGTCAAGCCGCAGCTGCGCGCGGCGCTGAGCGCGGCGACCGCGGGCTACGAGCGGCTCGGGCTGACCGGGTGGGACGGCTTCGACCAGCTGCCGCGCGAGATCGCGTTGCGTGGCGTCGGCGACGCCGGCCGCGCGTTCCCGGCGCTGGTGGACCGCGGCGACCACGTGGACGTCAAGATGATGGAGTCGCGCGCGGCGGCCGACGCCACGATGGCGCTCGGCACGCGCCGCCTGCTGCTCCTGACGATCCCCTCCCCCGCGCGCCAGGTCATCGGCAGGCTCGACAACCGCGCGCAGCTGCTGCTCGCCGCCGCGCCGCACGGCTCGCTGGCCGCGGTCGTCGACGACGCGATGGCCGCCGCGGCCGACGTCCTGATGGCCGAGGCCGGAGGTCCCGCCTGGGACGCGGCGGGCTTCGCGAGGCTGCGCGGCCACGTCGCCGGGTCGCTGGGCGCGCGCACGTCGGTCGTGATGCGCGACGTCGTCGAGATCCTCGGCGCCCGCGCCGACCTGCACCGGCGGATGGAGACGATGGTCGCCCCGCAGGTCCGCGACGCGCGCCAGGACGTCGCCGAGCAGCTCGGCGGCCTCGTCTACCCCGGCTTCGTCGCGGCGACCGGCGCCTACCGGCTCGGCGACGTCGTCCGCTACCTCCACGCGGCCGAGCGGCGGCTGGAGCGGCTGCCCGACGTCATCGCCGTCGACCGTGACCGCATGGCGGCCGTCCGCGAGCTGGAGGCCGAGCTGCGCACGCGGATCAAGGCCTACACCAACGACGGCAAGCCGGTCCCGGCTGGGCTGACCGAGGCAGGGTGGTTGATCCAGGAGCTGCGCGTCGCCCAGTTCGCGCAGGCGCTCGGCGTCCGCGGGCAGGTCAGCGCGAAGCGGATCCGCAGGGTGATGGACTCGGCAGCATGA
- a CDS encoding methyltransferase family protein yields MQRGRRRALVLGNILFFLAGPCLEAGVGPYLLVAVAGRDDTDPTTGPRVCGALLIAAALGVLLDVFVRFVRDGAGTPSPAAPTTFLISGGVYRFIRNPMYAATASIVFGEALFFSQPILFLAAAVYVVTTASLAHFVEEPRLARRFGSSYEDYRRAVPGWVPRPGVR; encoded by the coding sequence ATGCAGCGCGGACGCCGCCGGGCCCTGGTCCTCGGCAACATCCTGTTCTTCCTCGCCGGCCCCTGCCTGGAGGCGGGCGTCGGGCCGTACCTGCTGGTGGCCGTCGCCGGACGCGACGACACCGACCCGACGACCGGCCCGCGCGTCTGCGGCGCGCTGCTGATCGCCGCGGCGCTCGGCGTCCTGCTCGACGTCTTCGTCCGCTTCGTCCGCGACGGCGCCGGGACGCCGTCGCCCGCCGCGCCGACGACGTTCCTGATCTCCGGCGGCGTCTACCGCTTCATCCGGAACCCGATGTACGCGGCGACCGCGTCGATCGTCTTCGGCGAGGCGCTGTTCTTCAGCCAGCCGATCCTGTTCCTCGCCGCGGCCGTCTACGTGGTCACGACCGCGTCGCTGGCGCACTTCGTCGAGGAGCCGCGGCTGGCCCGCCGGTTCGGGTCCTCCTACGAGGACTACCGGCGGGCCGTGCCCGGCTGGGTCCCGCGCCCCGGCGTCCGCTAG
- a CDS encoding nuclear transport factor 2 family protein: MTNSPSITETINHYLDAWNEGVPERRRALVALAFADDATYKDPMMAGAGGDEIDAMIGAAQQQFPGHRFVLAAGPETVGDHVRFVWHLVPTAGGDVVAIGHDFATVRPDGRLGEVVGFLETPVAAAA, encoded by the coding sequence ATGACCAACTCCCCCTCCATCACCGAGACCATCAACCACTACCTGGACGCCTGGAACGAGGGCGTGCCGGAGCGCCGCCGGGCGCTGGTCGCGCTGGCCTTCGCCGACGACGCGACCTACAAGGACCCCATGATGGCCGGCGCCGGCGGCGACGAGATCGACGCGATGATCGGCGCCGCTCAGCAGCAGTTCCCCGGCCACCGGTTCGTCCTGGCCGCGGGGCCGGAGACGGTCGGCGACCACGTCCGGTTCGTCTGGCACCTGGTGCCCACGGCCGGCGGCGACGTCGTGGCGATCGGCCACGACTTCGCGACGGTCCGTCCCGACGGGCGCCTCGGCGAGGTCGTCGGCTTCCTCGAGACGCCGGTCGCCGCCGCGGCCTAG
- a CDS encoding NHL repeat-containing protein: MVMATAAALACAALGGTASAAWTPSVVGEAPQGNGVFRFPQAVGVSPGGQTVFVGDQNSSVVQAFGPDGQFKFAFGYQSVRGENGRLGPVGGVATDRSGHVYVLDSQNERVQVFDQSSGAYVTTFGDRTVFDLLGGNPDTSIGGGRSASGIAVAQAPGQPPVVYVADQGNERVARFVLDPATLRPSAAPSFSPAAVDLSAPQGIALNPAGTLVYVADDDHHRIVVLDATSLDQVGAVGTFGTGPGQLQNPYDVAVDSHDPNRLFVADNLNNRVDVFDAGSLAFLGTIGAQGYGPGTGNMAIIRSVGALTDTPGGGVDVADTANDRMQAFDVNNGIRSIWGISGRGPGYFTRPEGVAFAPDGTIAVADSFDERIGLIAADGTWAGLRGQVSASTGFATEGSNPGQFDLPHDVAYDAAGNLWVADYGNDRVQEIGPGGNVIAMVAVARPLGVAAAPGGGVYVAGSRDGVVVRIDGAGNATTVRSGLSHPAAVAVSPDGTAFVADDTSVRAVDAGTSVAAPGGGTTWDHPSGLGFGPDGSLYVAEQRPGTADGARVVSAPSATSSSWTTIATEGAGPGQVVDPGGLAVSADGGTVLVADTGGDRVVRLDADGHAPPARSDLTVSVGGGIDRGTVVSDLPGIACVSDCEQHYGTGRTVTLTARPRAGSVIASWTGVCSGSGPTCLVSMGGDRQAGVTFAPTPPAPPAVVAPAPRPAAPAPRPKPAPVVLQSVRLSKHTLYTARRANRRRHVRARRATHATATVRLTRPATVTVRVLYGLPGRRAGSSCVAPTRRNRKGRPCTYFIRSTRSKTYKPTTRTIAFRVSSSFGAGLALGRGSYELSVTAVDAEGNRSGPRTVSFKVPG; encoded by the coding sequence ATGGTCATGGCAACGGCGGCGGCGCTGGCGTGCGCGGCGCTGGGCGGAACCGCGTCGGCGGCGTGGACGCCGTCGGTGGTGGGGGAGGCGCCGCAGGGCAACGGCGTCTTCCGCTTCCCGCAGGCGGTGGGGGTGTCGCCGGGCGGCCAGACGGTCTTCGTCGGCGACCAGAACTCGAGCGTCGTGCAGGCCTTCGGGCCCGACGGCCAGTTCAAGTTCGCCTTCGGCTACCAGTCGGTGCGCGGCGAGAACGGGCGGCTCGGACCGGTCGGCGGCGTGGCGACCGACCGCTCCGGCCACGTCTACGTGCTCGACTCCCAGAACGAGCGCGTCCAGGTCTTCGACCAGTCCAGCGGCGCGTACGTCACGACGTTCGGCGACAGGACCGTCTTCGACCTGCTCGGCGGCAACCCGGACACGTCGATCGGCGGCGGGCGCAGCGCGTCGGGCATCGCCGTGGCCCAAGCGCCCGGCCAGCCGCCGGTGGTCTACGTCGCCGACCAGGGCAACGAGCGCGTCGCGCGCTTCGTCCTGGACCCGGCGACGCTGAGGCCGAGCGCCGCGCCGTCGTTCTCGCCCGCGGCCGTGGACCTCTCGGCGCCGCAGGGGATCGCGCTGAACCCCGCGGGCACGCTCGTCTACGTCGCCGACGACGACCACCACCGGATCGTCGTGCTCGACGCGACGTCGCTGGACCAGGTCGGCGCGGTCGGGACGTTCGGCACCGGGCCGGGCCAGCTGCAGAACCCCTACGACGTGGCGGTCGACTCCCACGACCCCAACCGCCTGTTCGTCGCCGACAACCTCAACAACCGCGTGGACGTCTTCGACGCCGGGTCGCTGGCCTTCCTCGGGACGATCGGCGCGCAGGGCTACGGGCCGGGCACCGGCAACATGGCGATCATCCGCTCGGTCGGCGCGCTCACCGACACGCCGGGCGGCGGCGTCGACGTCGCCGACACCGCCAACGACCGCATGCAGGCGTTCGACGTCAACAACGGGATCCGCTCGATCTGGGGGATCAGCGGGCGTGGCCCGGGCTACTTCACGCGGCCGGAGGGCGTGGCCTTCGCGCCCGACGGGACGATCGCGGTCGCCGACAGCTTCGACGAGCGGATCGGGCTGATCGCGGCCGACGGCACCTGGGCCGGGCTGCGCGGCCAGGTCAGCGCCTCCACCGGCTTCGCGACCGAGGGCAGCAACCCGGGGCAGTTCGACCTCCCGCACGACGTCGCCTACGACGCGGCCGGGAACCTCTGGGTCGCCGACTACGGCAACGACCGCGTGCAGGAGATCGGGCCGGGCGGCAATGTCATTGCCATGGTCGCGGTCGCGCGCCCGCTGGGCGTCGCGGCCGCGCCGGGCGGGGGCGTCTACGTCGCCGGGTCGAGGGACGGCGTGGTCGTCCGGATCGACGGCGCCGGGAACGCCACGACCGTCCGCTCCGGCCTGTCGCACCCCGCTGCCGTGGCGGTCTCGCCGGACGGCACCGCGTTCGTCGCCGACGACACCTCGGTGCGCGCGGTCGACGCCGGCACCTCCGTCGCCGCGCCCGGCGGCGGGACGACGTGGGACCACCCGTCCGGCCTCGGCTTCGGCCCCGACGGGTCGCTGTACGTCGCCGAGCAGCGGCCGGGCACGGCCGACGGCGCGCGCGTCGTCAGCGCGCCGAGCGCGACGAGCAGCTCCTGGACGACGATCGCGACCGAGGGCGCGGGGCCCGGCCAGGTCGTCGATCCCGGCGGCCTGGCGGTCAGCGCCGACGGCGGGACCGTGCTGGTCGCCGACACCGGCGGCGACCGCGTCGTGCGCCTCGACGCCGACGGCCACGCGCCGCCCGCGCGCAGCGACCTGACCGTGAGCGTCGGCGGCGGCATCGACCGCGGCACGGTCGTCAGCGACCTGCCGGGCATCGCCTGCGTCAGCGACTGCGAGCAGCACTACGGCACCGGCCGCACGGTCACGCTGACCGCCAGGCCGCGGGCCGGCTCGGTGATCGCGAGCTGGACCGGCGTCTGCTCGGGCAGCGGGCCGACGTGCCTGGTGAGCATGGGCGGCGACCGCCAGGCCGGCGTGACGTTCGCGCCCACGCCGCCGGCGCCGCCGGCCGTCGTGGCGCCCGCGCCGAGGCCCGCCGCACCCGCGCCCAGGCCCAAGCCCGCGCCGGTCGTCCTGCAGTCGGTCCGCCTCTCGAAGCACACGCTGTACACCGCGCGCAGGGCGAACAGGCGCAGGCACGTCAGGGCCCGCAGGGCGACCCACGCGACCGCGACCGTGCGGCTCACGCGCCCGGCGACGGTCACCGTGCGCGTGCTCTACGGCCTGCCCGGCCGGCGCGCCGGCTCGTCCTGCGTCGCGCCGACGCGCAGGAACCGCAAGGGCCGGCCCTGCACGTACTTCATCAGGTCGACCCGGAGCAAGACCTACAAGCCGACGACCAGGACCATCGCCTTCAGGGTCAGCTCGTCGTTCGGCGCGGGGCTCGCGCTCGGGCGCGGCAGCTACGAGCTGTCGGTCACCGCGGTCGACGCCGAGGGCAACCGCTCCGGGCCGCGCACGGTGAGCTTCAAGGTCCCCGGGTAG
- a CDS encoding winged helix DNA-binding domain-containing protein, translating into MADLPPLDTLALNRALLARQWLLAPRRASALEAVEHLVGLQAQDARAPYLQLLPRLQGFDPLELSALLESHAAVRIVLMRGTIHLVSARDAYRLRPLVQPMIARATDNNHGVAAAAGAVARAGRALVEDRPRTFAQLAEQLGPRFPGDDATRLAQQVRAHVPLVQVPPRGLWLQGGAAAHTSLEAWCPDVSEHDHQLDMEDLILRYLNAFGPATVQDAQKWSGLTRLAPHFRALAEQGRAVTATDAQTGRRTLYDLPDAPRPDPGDSGRVAPILTGPFDNLILSHADGTRVLPAEHRPKVMTQNGLFAGLVLIDGFAAGNWRIEATNKQRATLTVARFTTKAYTKPDERAITRAAERLLQLAHPDARQHVVELTPPG; encoded by the coding sequence ATGGCCGACCTCCCGCCGCTCGACACCCTCGCGCTCAACCGCGCGCTGCTCGCCCGGCAGTGGCTGCTGGCGCCGCGGAGGGCGAGCGCGCTGGAGGCCGTCGAGCACCTCGTCGGCCTGCAGGCCCAGGACGCCAGGGCGCCGTACCTCCAGCTGCTGCCGCGCCTGCAGGGCTTCGACCCGCTCGAGCTGTCGGCGCTGCTGGAGTCCCACGCGGCGGTCCGGATCGTCCTGATGCGCGGGACGATCCACCTCGTCTCCGCCCGCGACGCCTACAGGTTGCGCCCGCTCGTCCAGCCGATGATCGCGCGCGCGACCGACAACAACCACGGGGTCGCCGCCGCGGCCGGCGCCGTCGCCCGCGCCGGCCGCGCGCTCGTCGAGGACCGGCCGCGCACGTTCGCCCAGCTCGCCGAGCAGCTCGGCCCGCGGTTCCCCGGCGACGACGCCACCCGCCTCGCGCAGCAGGTCCGGGCGCACGTCCCGCTCGTCCAGGTCCCGCCGCGCGGCCTCTGGCTCCAGGGCGGCGCCGCGGCCCACACGTCGCTGGAGGCGTGGTGCCCGGACGTTTCCGAGCACGACCATCAACTCGACATGGAGGACTTGATCCTCCGCTACCTGAACGCGTTCGGCCCGGCCACCGTCCAGGACGCCCAGAAGTGGTCGGGCCTGACCCGCCTCGCGCCGCACTTCAGGGCGCTGGCCGAGCAGGGCCGTGCGGTCACCGCCACCGACGCGCAGACCGGCAGGCGCACGCTCTACGACCTCCCGGACGCGCCGCGTCCCGACCCGGGCGACAGCGGCCGCGTCGCGCCGATCCTCACCGGTCCGTTCGACAACCTGATCCTCAGCCACGCCGACGGCACCCGCGTCCTGCCCGCCGAGCACCGCCCGAAGGTCATGACCCAGAACGGCCTGTTCGCCGGGCTCGTCCTGATCGACGGCTTCGCCGCCGGCAACTGGCGCATCGAGGCCACCAACAAGCAGCGCGCGACGCTCACGGTCGCGCGCTTCACCACCAAGGCCTACACCAAGCCCGACGAGCGCGCGATCACGCGCGCCGCCGAGCGACTCCTACAGCTTGCTCACCCCGACGCGCGCCAGCACGTCGTGGAGCTCACGCCGCCCGGCTGA
- a CDS encoding co-chaperone GroES, producing the protein MKHFLRPLFDRVVIKELEPERFRRSGLLVPAGSNEPPPQHGIVLAVGQGLDWWDHVGVRMPIAPGDHVVFHAAAGAWVEVDEERLLVCRVGEILGVLEEAREPGDTPPSAPEETAYEDDDEA; encoded by the coding sequence ATGAAGCACTTCCTCCGTCCGCTCTTCGACCGCGTGGTGATCAAGGAGCTGGAGCCCGAGCGGTTCCGCCGCTCCGGCCTGCTCGTCCCGGCCGGCTCCAACGAGCCGCCGCCGCAGCACGGGATCGTCCTGGCGGTCGGGCAGGGCCTGGACTGGTGGGACCACGTCGGGGTCCGGATGCCGATCGCCCCGGGCGACCACGTCGTCTTCCACGCCGCGGCCGGCGCCTGGGTCGAGGTCGACGAGGAGCGACTGCTCGTCTGCCGCGTCGGCGAGATCCTCGGCGTCCTCGAGGAGGCCCGCGAGCCGGGCGACACGCCGCCGTCGGCCCCCGAGGAGACCGCGTACGAGGACGACGACGAGGCCTAG